The proteins below come from a single Streptomyces sp. B3I8 genomic window:
- a CDS encoding SAM-dependent methyltransferase, whose product MRPGRELSREIDATVPTAARMYDYYLGGKDNYAADRAAVEELDKVVPSTRVLAVNNRRFLQRVVRVLAEDFGIRQFLDHGSGLPTQDNVHQVAQGIDPESRVVYVDNDPMVLVHGRALLDQNDRTAVIQADMRDTEGIFSHPDTKRLIDFSEPVGVLFVSVMHCIPDSDTDGPPALARRVRERLAPGSLMVMCQLVSEDPEVRDYVTDFMDTTTQGNWGRVRQEQDVAELFEGLEILPPGLVEVSTWRPDTEVAPRQQTREWIEFGGVARVP is encoded by the coding sequence ATGCGGCCTGGCAGGGAGTTGTCCAGGGAGATCGACGCGACGGTGCCCACGGCCGCGCGTATGTACGACTACTACCTCGGTGGCAAGGACAACTACGCGGCGGACCGGGCGGCGGTCGAGGAGCTCGACAAGGTCGTGCCCAGCACCCGGGTGCTGGCCGTGAACAACCGCCGCTTCCTGCAGCGTGTGGTCCGGGTACTGGCCGAGGACTTCGGCATCCGGCAGTTCCTGGACCACGGGTCCGGCCTGCCGACCCAGGACAACGTGCACCAGGTCGCCCAGGGCATCGATCCCGAGTCCCGGGTGGTGTACGTCGACAACGATCCGATGGTGCTGGTGCACGGCCGCGCGCTGCTCGACCAGAACGACCGCACGGCCGTCATCCAGGCCGACATGCGGGACACCGAGGGGATCTTCTCCCACCCGGACACCAAGCGGCTGATCGACTTCTCCGAGCCGGTGGGCGTGCTGTTCGTGTCGGTGATGCACTGCATACCGGACAGCGACACCGACGGTCCGCCCGCCCTCGCCCGCCGGGTGCGGGAGCGGCTCGCGCCCGGCAGCCTGATGGTCATGTGCCAGCTCGTCAGCGAGGACCCCGAGGTACGGGACTACGTCACCGACTTCATGGACACCACGACGCAGGGCAACTGGGGCCGGGTCCGCCAGGAGCAGGACGTGGCCGAGCTGTTCGAAGGGCTGGAGATCCTCCCGCCGGGTCTGGTCGAGGTCTCCACCTGGCGGCCGGACACCGAGGTGGCACCCCGCCAGCAGACGCGGGAGTGGATCGAGTTCGGCGGCGTCGCCCGCGTTCCCTGA
- a CDS encoding DUF397 domain-containing protein yields the protein MPHVANGVQASSLEARWIKSRHSNAEGNCVEVAALTDGGVAMRNSRDPHGPALVYTSAEIAAFLAGAKEGEFDHLV from the coding sequence GTGCCCCACGTAGCCAATGGAGTGCAGGCAAGCTCGTTGGAAGCCCGGTGGATCAAGAGCAGGCACAGCAACGCGGAGGGCAACTGCGTCGAAGTGGCCGCCCTGACCGACGGCGGCGTCGCGATGCGCAACTCCCGTGATCCGCACGGGCCGGCGCTGGTCTACACCTCCGCGGAGATCGCGGCGTTCCTGGCCGGTGCCAAGGAGGGGGAGTTCGACCACCTGGTGTGA
- a CDS encoding helix-turn-helix transcriptional regulator, giving the protein MSSTQHRVSRLETYLDRTEPAPTLLKMLVGVQLAGFREDAELSQEQAARALGFSPAKLSRIEAGKGRRPPVEADVRALLDLYEVDEYEASILLKLLRRAGEPGWWQRYDKRLMPEWFDRLVGLQEAAAAIRTFEIQYVPGLLQTPAYTRAIVERGLPTASATEVERRVELRTRRKRLLDRADAPQFWAVLDESVVLRVLGSREIMRDQLLHLIEMAARPHVTVQIIPLDVTRASAPAIPVTYLRFGGSHLPDVVYLEHIKSANYLEDRDETEEYRLALDRLADEALDPRQSVELLRETVASRYPA; this is encoded by the coding sequence ATGTCCTCCACGCAGCATCGCGTCTCCCGGCTGGAGACATATCTCGACCGGACCGAGCCCGCGCCGACCCTGCTGAAGATGCTGGTCGGCGTGCAGCTCGCCGGGTTCCGCGAGGATGCCGAGCTGTCGCAGGAGCAAGCGGCGCGCGCCCTGGGGTTCAGCCCCGCCAAGCTCTCCCGCATCGAGGCGGGCAAGGGCCGCCGTCCTCCCGTCGAGGCGGACGTCCGCGCGCTGCTCGACCTGTACGAGGTCGACGAGTACGAGGCCTCGATCCTGCTGAAACTGCTGCGGCGCGCGGGCGAGCCGGGCTGGTGGCAGCGGTACGACAAGCGGCTGATGCCCGAGTGGTTCGACCGGCTGGTCGGGCTCCAGGAGGCGGCCGCCGCCATTCGTACCTTCGAGATCCAGTACGTGCCGGGGCTGCTGCAGACCCCCGCCTACACCCGCGCGATCGTCGAACGCGGGCTGCCGACCGCGTCGGCCACCGAGGTGGAGCGCCGGGTGGAGCTGCGGACGCGCCGCAAGCGGCTGCTGGACCGCGCGGACGCGCCGCAGTTCTGGGCGGTCCTCGACGAGTCGGTCGTGCTCCGCGTCCTGGGCAGCCGCGAGATCATGCGGGACCAGCTGTTGCATCTGATCGAGATGGCCGCGCGGCCCCATGTGACCGTGCAGATCATCCCGTTGGACGTGACCCGCGCCTCCGCCCCGGCCATCCCCGTGACGTACCTCCGCTTCGGCGGCTCGCACCTGCCGGACGTCGTCTATCTGGAACACATCAAGAGCGCCAACTATCTCGAGGACCGTGACGAGACGGAGGAGTACCGGCTGGCCCTGGACCGGCTGGCCGACGAGGCGCTCGACCCCCGCCAGTCCGTGGAGCTGCTGCGCGAGACGGTGGCGAGCCGGTATCCGGCGTAG
- a CDS encoding substrate-binding domain-containing protein encodes MNTPAPPRRSPAPAPASGRRAALAASAFVAAGLLAAACSAGPDSGAGTGGAAKDSGGRPRIALITHGAKDDAFWKLVRAGADAAAAKDHVDLTYASDPDSAAQADLVRDAVRDRVDGIAVTLAKPEAMRAAITEARSAKIPVVGVNSGIGAWQAEGLLEYYGQDESVAGRSVGDKLDGLKAKHALCVIHEQGNVALEARCAGVKKTFDGRTDILYVDGTDLTAMTTVLTDRLRQDPTIDEVVANGADFALASVKAVKAAGSGAQVSTFDLNKSLVKAVERGDVRFAVDQQPYLQGYLAVDGLWLYRTNGNISGGGAAPVLTGPAFVTKENVASIAKYAAGGTR; translated from the coding sequence ATGAACACTCCCGCTCCGCCCCGTCGTTCCCCCGCGCCCGCGCCCGCATCCGGGCGCCGCGCCGCCCTCGCCGCCTCGGCCTTCGTCGCCGCCGGTCTGCTCGCGGCGGCCTGCTCCGCCGGCCCGGACTCGGGGGCGGGGACCGGCGGGGCGGCGAAGGACAGCGGGGGACGGCCGAGGATCGCGCTGATCACGCACGGCGCCAAGGACGACGCCTTCTGGAAGCTGGTGCGCGCGGGCGCCGACGCCGCCGCCGCGAAGGACCACGTCGACCTGACGTACGCGAGCGACCCGGACTCCGCCGCGCAGGCCGACCTGGTGCGGGACGCCGTACGCGACCGGGTGGACGGCATCGCGGTGACCCTGGCCAAGCCCGAGGCCATGCGCGCCGCGATCACCGAGGCACGGTCCGCCAAGATCCCCGTGGTCGGCGTCAACTCCGGTATCGGCGCCTGGCAGGCGGAGGGTCTGCTGGAGTACTACGGCCAGGACGAGAGCGTCGCGGGCCGGTCCGTCGGCGACAAGCTGGACGGTCTGAAGGCCAAGCACGCCCTGTGCGTCATCCACGAGCAGGGCAACGTGGCGCTGGAGGCACGCTGCGCCGGGGTGAAGAAGACGTTCGACGGCCGGACGGACATCCTGTACGTGGACGGCACCGACCTCACGGCGATGACCACCGTCCTCACCGACCGGCTGCGCCAGGACCCGACCATCGACGAAGTGGTCGCCAACGGCGCGGACTTCGCGCTCGCCTCCGTCAAGGCCGTCAAGGCTGCGGGCAGCGGCGCGCAGGTCTCCACGTTCGACCTCAACAAGAGCCTGGTGAAGGCGGTGGAGCGGGGGGACGTGCGGTTCGCCGTCGACCAGCAGCCCTATCTGCAGGGCTATCTCGCCGTGGACGGGCTGTGGTTGTACCGCACCAACGGCAACATCAGCGGCGGCGGCGCGGCCCCGGTGCTCACCGGGCCCGCGTTCGTGACCAAGGAGAACGTCGCCTCGATCGCCAAGTACGCTGCGGGCGGCACCCGTTGA
- a CDS encoding L-threonylcarbamoyladenylate synthase, with protein MAKYFDVHPDNPQARTIGQVADSIRDGALVVYPTDSCFALGCRLGSRDGMERIRTVRQLDSRHHFTLVCRDFAQLGQFVHVDNDVFRAVKASTPGSYTFILPATPEVPRKLLHPKKRTVGVRIPDHRVAQALLAELGEPLLSSTLLLPDEEEPMTVGWEIKERLDHVVDAVIDSGDCGTEPTTVVDFSSGEAEIVRRGAGDPSRFE; from the coding sequence ATGGCGAAGTACTTCGACGTTCATCCGGACAACCCCCAGGCGCGCACCATCGGGCAGGTTGCCGACAGCATTCGTGACGGTGCGCTCGTGGTGTATCCGACGGACTCCTGTTTCGCTCTCGGGTGCCGGCTGGGCAGCCGGGACGGGATGGAGCGGATCCGGACCGTCCGGCAGCTCGACAGCCGGCACCATTTCACCCTGGTGTGCCGGGACTTCGCGCAGCTCGGCCAGTTCGTGCACGTCGACAACGACGTGTTCCGCGCGGTGAAGGCGTCCACGCCCGGCAGCTACACGTTCATCCTGCCCGCCACCCCCGAGGTGCCGCGCAAGCTGCTGCACCCGAAGAAGCGGACGGTCGGCGTGCGCATCCCCGACCACCGGGTCGCCCAGGCGCTCCTCGCGGAGCTGGGCGAGCCGCTGCTGTCCAGCACGCTGCTCCTCCCGGACGAGGAGGAGCCGATGACGGTCGGCTGGGAGATCAAGGAGCGGCTCGACCACGTCGTGGACGCGGTGATCGACTCCGGCGACTGCGGGACCGAGCCGACGACGGTCGTCGACTTCTCGAGCGGCGAGGCGGAGATCGTCCGCCGGGGCGCGGGAGATCCTTCCCGGTTCGAGTGA
- a CDS encoding DUF5133 domain-containing protein, translating into MLMPHPTTLHKLLEEYQALAAQEAADGVTKSGQRVQDLAYTLCVSTGTRDVQQALDYARRYLAAAGEQVVPTVVPLHGRPGVRRDAARTVREPAGGVGS; encoded by the coding sequence ATGCTGATGCCCCACCCCACGACGCTGCACAAGCTCCTCGAGGAGTACCAGGCGCTCGCAGCCCAGGAGGCCGCCGACGGCGTCACCAAGTCCGGTCAGCGGGTGCAGGACCTCGCGTACACACTGTGCGTGTCGACGGGCACGCGCGATGTGCAGCAGGCCCTGGACTACGCGCGGCGATACCTCGCCGCCGCCGGTGAGCAGGTGGTTCCGACCGTCGTGCCGCTGCACGGGCGTCCCGGAGTGCGGCGGGACGCGGCGAGGACGGTGCGGGAGCCCGCCGGGGGCGTCGGTTCCTGA
- a CDS encoding TetR/AcrR family transcriptional regulator, with protein MAKPVVPEERRRRRRPTKSGTVLSERLIVETALRLLREHGSGGLTARRLGIALDCDPSTLYRYFRGMDELTLAIGDALIGHALRDRRPTGEWRADLRDIGLRIHTAYVAHPQAALLTAARVTGRANELAADEVILDLLRTAGFGLPDTVRIYHAFIDQTLAFAALDAASLALPEAALRADEGKWRSTYAHAPADTYPRIAEAAPLLATRMVTSAYPTALDMLLSSAAARLRRH; from the coding sequence ATGGCAAAGCCGGTGGTTCCCGAGGAGCGGCGTCGCAGGCGCAGGCCCACCAAGAGCGGCACGGTGCTCTCCGAGCGGCTGATCGTCGAGACCGCGCTGCGCCTGCTGCGCGAGCACGGCAGCGGCGGACTCACCGCCCGCCGCCTCGGTATCGCCCTCGACTGCGACCCCAGTACCCTCTACCGCTACTTCCGCGGCATGGACGAGCTGACCCTCGCGATCGGTGACGCGCTCATCGGCCACGCACTGCGCGACCGCCGGCCGACGGGGGAGTGGCGGGCGGACCTGCGCGACATCGGGCTGCGCATCCACACCGCGTACGTCGCCCATCCCCAGGCGGCGCTGCTGACCGCCGCCCGGGTCACCGGCCGGGCCAACGAACTGGCCGCCGACGAGGTGATCCTCGACCTGCTGCGCACGGCGGGGTTCGGGCTGCCGGACACGGTGCGGATCTATCACGCCTTCATCGACCAGACCCTCGCCTTCGCGGCGCTGGACGCGGCGTCGCTGGCGCTTCCGGAGGCGGCCCTGAGGGCGGACGAGGGCAAGTGGCGCTCGACGTACGCGCACGCGCCGGCCGACACCTACCCGCGTATCGCGGAGGCCGCGCCGCTGCTGGCCACCCGCATGGTGACCAGCGCGTACCCCACGGCCCTGGACATGCTGCTGAGCAGTGCGGCGGCGCGACTGCGACGGCACTGA
- a CDS encoding PP2C family protein-serine/threonine phosphatase, which yields MDGRVVPRHDRREDRGWLRGAPPPPYVRLLPFALLLGLSLAGPIDGHALDIGFLLGAVPPLAVLSYGPLATAAFGGLAISLLYIPAVRVDHPGNTDLLAICFITVLSVFASLVRSRRDAQLVTVRTVAEAAQFAVLPPLPERVGPVGCAGLYRAAQREALVGGDFFDVRDSPYGIRAVVGDVQGHGLSAVGTVVSLLGAFREAVLDEPDMRDVVARLDRRLVTDTAGTEHAELFATAVLLEFSARACEVSVMCCGQPPPLLLRDGRAAELDVPEAPPLGLGLGEPPVPERVRVPLRRGDRLFVVTDGVTEARDAAGRFYPLRERLARLAGAQVSPVAAVARVWEDLGRFATRLDDDVTMLVLTPEAVEGRG from the coding sequence ATGGACGGGCGTGTGGTGCCGCGCCACGACCGCCGGGAGGACCGGGGGTGGCTGCGCGGCGCCCCGCCGCCCCCGTACGTGCGGTTGCTCCCGTTCGCCCTGCTGCTGGGCCTCTCCCTGGCGGGCCCGATCGACGGACACGCGCTGGACATCGGGTTCCTCCTCGGCGCCGTCCCGCCGCTCGCCGTGCTGTCGTACGGACCACTGGCCACCGCCGCCTTCGGCGGGCTGGCCATCTCACTGCTGTACATTCCGGCCGTACGGGTCGACCATCCCGGCAACACCGACCTGCTGGCCATCTGCTTCATCACGGTGCTCAGCGTCTTCGCCTCGCTGGTGCGCAGCCGCCGCGACGCCCAGCTCGTCACCGTGCGCACCGTCGCCGAGGCCGCGCAGTTCGCCGTGCTGCCGCCACTGCCGGAGCGGGTCGGCCCGGTGGGGTGCGCGGGCCTGTACCGGGCGGCCCAGCGCGAGGCGCTGGTGGGGGGCGACTTCTTCGACGTCCGGGACAGCCCGTACGGGATCCGGGCGGTGGTGGGAGATGTCCAGGGGCACGGGCTGTCGGCCGTCGGCACGGTGGTGTCGCTGCTGGGCGCGTTCCGGGAGGCGGTGCTCGACGAGCCCGACATGCGGGACGTCGTGGCCCGGCTGGACCGCCGGCTGGTGACCGACACGGCGGGGACCGAGCACGCGGAGCTGTTCGCGACGGCGGTGCTGCTGGAGTTCTCGGCGCGGGCGTGCGAGGTGTCGGTGATGTGCTGCGGGCAGCCGCCCCCGCTGCTGCTGCGCGACGGGCGGGCCGCCGAGCTCGACGTGCCGGAGGCGCCACCGCTCGGTCTCGGGCTGGGCGAGCCACCGGTGCCCGAGCGGGTACGGGTGCCGCTGCGCCGGGGCGACCGGCTGTTCGTGGTCACCGACGGGGTGACCGAGGCGCGGGACGCGGCGGGGCGGTTCTATCCGCTCCGGGAGCGGCTCGCGAGGCTGGCGGGCGCGCAGGTGTCGCCCGTGGCGGCGGTCGCACGGGTGTGGGAGGACCTGGGACGGTTCGCCACGCGGCTCGACGACGACGTGACGATGCTGGTGCTGACGCCGGAGGCGGTGGAGGGGCGGGGGTGA
- a CDS encoding GlsB/YeaQ/YmgE family stress response membrane protein: MGIIAWILIGLLAGAIAKLLLPGKDPGGIIVTMLIGIAGGLLGGWLGKVIFGVDSVDGFFELSTWIAAIVGSLILLVLYRVLTGNRRSHRHA; encoded by the coding sequence GTGGGCATCATCGCGTGGATTCTGATCGGTCTGCTGGCCGGAGCCATCGCCAAGCTGCTGCTGCCGGGCAAGGACCCGGGCGGCATCATCGTCACGATGCTGATCGGCATCGCCGGCGGTTTGCTGGGCGGCTGGCTCGGCAAGGTCATCTTCGGCGTGGACTCGGTCGACGGCTTCTTCGAACTGTCGACGTGGATCGCCGCCATCGTCGGCTCGCTGATCCTGCTCGTGCTCTACCGAGTCCTCACCGGCAACCGGCGCTCGCACCGACATGCCTGA
- a CDS encoding SigB/SigF/SigG family RNA polymerase sigma factor: protein MLTDTPTSRPGAPARPTTRGPRAHDDAPDTASDFARLAALEDGPEREALRDELVTAWLPMAHRIAGRFRDRGESLEDLRQVAALGLVKAIDRYDCERGAFESYAVPTITGEIKRHFRDRMWALRVPRRVQELRNKVRVARRELMQSPGSPEPSAADVARHTGLTEEEVGTGMEALESFSTLSLDAAMSADDDAYSLADTLGVAEASYDVVVDREAAKEGLRRLPERERAILYMRFFQDMTQNRIADRLGISQMHVSRLISRSCARVREEAIGRNAADRREHPGRTNAG, encoded by the coding sequence ATGCTCACTGACACCCCCACAAGCCGTCCCGGCGCCCCCGCTCGTCCCACCACACGTGGACCGCGAGCGCACGACGACGCGCCCGACACGGCTTCGGACTTCGCCCGGCTGGCCGCCCTGGAGGACGGCCCCGAACGAGAGGCGCTGCGCGACGAGTTGGTGACGGCCTGGCTGCCCATGGCCCATCGGATCGCCGGCCGCTTCCGCGACCGCGGAGAATCGCTCGAGGACCTGCGCCAGGTCGCGGCCCTCGGTCTGGTCAAGGCGATCGACCGGTACGACTGCGAACGCGGCGCGTTCGAGAGCTACGCCGTGCCCACCATCACCGGCGAGATCAAGCGGCACTTCCGGGACCGCATGTGGGCGCTGCGGGTGCCCCGGCGGGTGCAGGAACTGCGCAACAAGGTGCGCGTCGCCCGTCGGGAACTGATGCAGAGCCCCGGCTCCCCCGAGCCGTCCGCCGCCGACGTCGCCCGGCACACCGGGCTGACGGAGGAGGAGGTCGGTACCGGGATGGAGGCGCTGGAGAGCTTCAGCACCCTGTCGCTGGACGCGGCCATGTCCGCCGACGACGACGCCTACAGCCTGGCCGACACCCTCGGGGTGGCGGAGGCGAGCTACGACGTCGTCGTCGACCGGGAGGCCGCGAAGGAGGGGCTGCGGCGCCTGCCCGAGCGGGAACGGGCCATCCTGTACATGCGCTTCTTCCAGGACATGACGCAGAACCGCATCGCGGACCGGCTCGGCATCTCGCAGATGCACGTCTCCCGGCTGATCAGCCGCAGTTGCGCTCGGGTGCGCGAGGAGGCCATCGGGCGGAACGCCGCCGACCGGCGCGAGCACCCCGGGCGTACGAACGCCGGGTGA
- a CDS encoding saccharopine dehydrogenase family protein codes for MRVLLVGAGGVGTALTRVAARRAFFETMVVADHDPARAEAAVAALDGDGRFLAARVDAGDEAAVAALLARHRCDILVNATDPRFVMPLFRAARAAGTGYLDMAMSLSRPHAERPYEECGVKLGDEQFAEAADWAGAGVLALVGMGVEPGLSDVFARYAADELFDEIEEIGVRDGANLTVDGYDFAPSFSIWTTIEECLNPPVVYEADRGWFTTAPFSEPEVFEFPEGIGPVECVNVEHEEVLLVPRWVDARRVTFKYGLGEEFVRTLKTLHALGLDRTDPVTVPGASGPVSVSPRDVVAACLPDPATLGGRMHGKTCAGTWVRGVKDGAAREVYLYHVVDNQWSMAEYGCQAVVWQTAVQPVVALELLATGAWSGTGVRGPEAFPARPFLDLLTEYGSPWGLREQ; via the coding sequence ATGCGTGTACTGCTCGTGGGGGCCGGCGGGGTGGGCACCGCCCTGACCCGGGTCGCGGCCCGGCGCGCGTTCTTCGAGACGATGGTGGTGGCCGATCACGACCCCGCGCGGGCCGAGGCCGCCGTCGCCGCGCTCGACGGGGACGGCCGTTTCCTCGCCGCGCGCGTGGACGCCGGCGACGAGGCCGCGGTGGCGGCGCTGCTGGCCCGGCACCGGTGCGACATACTGGTCAACGCCACGGATCCGCGGTTCGTGATGCCCCTCTTCCGGGCCGCGCGGGCCGCCGGGACCGGGTATCTCGACATGGCGATGTCCCTGTCCCGCCCGCACGCGGAGCGCCCGTACGAGGAGTGCGGGGTCAAGCTCGGCGACGAGCAGTTCGCCGAGGCGGCCGACTGGGCGGGGGCGGGCGTGCTCGCGCTGGTGGGCATGGGGGTGGAGCCGGGGCTCTCGGACGTCTTCGCCCGGTACGCCGCCGACGAACTCTTCGACGAGATCGAGGAGATCGGTGTCCGGGACGGCGCGAATCTCACCGTCGACGGCTACGACTTCGCACCCTCGTTCAGCATCTGGACCACCATCGAGGAGTGCCTCAACCCGCCGGTGGTCTACGAGGCGGACCGCGGCTGGTTCACCACGGCGCCGTTCAGCGAGCCGGAGGTGTTCGAGTTCCCCGAGGGCATCGGCCCGGTGGAGTGCGTCAACGTCGAGCACGAGGAGGTGCTGCTCGTGCCGCGCTGGGTGGACGCACGCCGGGTGACCTTCAAGTACGGCCTGGGCGAGGAGTTCGTCCGGACGCTGAAGACGCTGCACGCGCTGGGCCTGGACCGGACGGATCCGGTGACCGTGCCGGGCGCCTCGGGTCCGGTGTCGGTGTCGCCCCGGGACGTGGTGGCCGCGTGCCTGCCGGACCCGGCGACGCTGGGCGGGCGCATGCACGGCAAGACCTGTGCGGGAACCTGGGTGCGCGGCGTCAAGGACGGCGCGGCGCGGGAGGTGTACCTGTACCACGTGGTCGACAACCAGTGGTCGATGGCCGAGTACGGGTGCCAGGCGGTGGTGTGGCAGACGGCCGTACAGCCGGTCGTCGCCCTGGAACTGCTCGCCACGGGCGCCTGGTCCGGCACGGGCGTACGGGGCCCGGAGGCCTTCCCGGCCCGGCCGTTCCTCGACCTGCTCACGGAGTACGGCTCGCCCTGGGGGCTGCGGGAGCAATGA